A stretch of the Papaver somniferum cultivar HN1 chromosome 6, ASM357369v1, whole genome shotgun sequence genome encodes the following:
- the LOC113286724 gene encoding probable glucan 1,3-beta-glucosidase A isoform X2, with protein MLDGTQVQFKSVSLNKYVTAQDGGGQRVSVDRDVPSSWETFRLWRVSESDFQFRALKGQFLSCDGVGASVTATSESPSSTETFHIERNNNNRVHIELSSGTYLQASSGNELTADYAGVPGWDDNAATFEMTIVANTLHGDYQLANGYGHDKAKEVLSKHRSSYIRPEDFQLLYEHGINTVRIPVGWWIAEDPNPPAPYIGGSLASLDDAFSWAQAYNMKCIIDLHAAPGSQNGMEHSSSRDGSTDWPTSPAYISQSLDVIEFLASRYGNHPALLGIELLNEPSASGVSLDILVSYYSKGYQIVRNHSSTAYVIMCQRIGDADPLELYHANIGLSNVVVDLHYYNLFDNFFSNMSTSENIQFIHKSRQTQVESLNAANGPLVFIGEWVNEWSVANGSQMDYQEFGRAQLDVYDTASFGWAYWTLKNDRNHWDLEWNIKNNYLQLGQKSLPARGYGYLDAGGLPNKQIQSYFWLLVLACSYLYLRQIL; from the exons ATGCTT GATGGAACACAGGTTCAGTTCAAATCCGTGAGCTTAAATAAGTATGTTACTGCACAGGATGGAGGAGGTCAAAGGGTCAGTGTAGATAGAGACGTTCCGTCGTCTTGGGAAACATTCAGA TTATGGAGAGTATCTGAGTCGGATTTTCAGTTTCGCGCTCTGAAAGGACAGTTTCTATCTTGTGATGGAGTAGGGGCATCTGTCACTGCAACATCAGAGTCACCGTCTTCAACAGAAACATTTCACATTGAAAGGAATAACAATAACAGAGTTCATATTGAACTTTCCAGCGGGACATATCTGCAG GCATCTTCTGGAAATGAGCTCACAGCAGACTATGCTGGGGTCCCAGGATGGGATGACAATGCAGCCAcatttgaaatgacaattgtggCTAATACCTTGCACGGGGATTACCAGCTTGCCAATGGATATGGACATGATAAGGCGAAAGAAGTGCTTAGT AAACATAGAAGTAGCTATATTAGACCAGAAGACTTTCAGTTACTTTACGAACACGGTATAAACACAGTGAGAATTCCTGTTGGTTGGTGGATTGCCGAGGATCCGAATCCACCTGCTCCTTACATTGGAGGCAGTTTGGCATCTCTTGATGATGCATTCTCATGGGCTCA GGCATATAACATGAAATGCATTATCGACCTCCATGCAGCTCCCGGTTCCCAAAATGGAATGGAGCACAGTTCTAGTCGAGATGGTTCTACTGACTGGCCGACATCTCCAGCATACATCTCGCAAAGCCTTGATGTTATAGAATTTCTAGCTTCCAG GTATGGAAACCACCCTGCTCTATTGGGGATTGAACTTTTGAATGAACCATCTGCTTCTGGCGTTTCTCTTGATATCTTAGTGTCGTACTACTCAAAGGGATACCAAATAGTGAGAAACCATTCATCTACAGCTTATGTAATAATGTGTCAGAGGATTGGCGATGCAGACCCGCTTGAGCTTTATCATGCCAACATTGGTTTATCAAACGTTGTGGTGGATTTGCACTACTATAATCTTTTTGATAATTTCTTCTCTAATATGAGCACGTCGGAGAATATTCAGTTCATACATAAAAGCAGGCAGACTCAAGTGGAATCACTAAATGCTGCTAATGGACCACTAGTGTTTATTG GGGAGTGGGTGAATGAATGGAGCGTAGCCAATGGGTCTCAGATGGATTATCAAGAATTCGGTAGAGCACAGTTGGATGTGTATGATACAGCTTCATTTGGATGGGCATATTGGACACTCAAGAATGATAGGAATCACTGGGATTTGGAGTGGAACATCAAAAACAATTACCTACAGTTAG GTCAAAAATCTTTACCGGCAAGGGGTTATGGATATCTTGATGCAGGTGGTTTGCCAAATAAGCAGATTCAAAGCTATTTCTGGTTACTTGTATTGGCCTGCAGTTATCTCTATTTGCGCCAGATATTGTAA
- the LOC113286724 gene encoding probable glucan 1,3-beta-glucosidase A isoform X1 — protein sequence MEFVFCRWVLLAFLLISRAHSAWAVDGLNGDTKVRGVNLGGWLVLEGWIKPSLFDGIPNGDMLDGTQVQFKSVSLNKYVTAQDGGGQRVSVDRDVPSSWETFRLWRVSESDFQFRALKGQFLSCDGVGASVTATSESPSSTETFHIERNNNNRVHIELSSGTYLQASSGNELTADYAGVPGWDDNAATFEMTIVANTLHGDYQLANGYGHDKAKEVLSKHRSSYIRPEDFQLLYEHGINTVRIPVGWWIAEDPNPPAPYIGGSLASLDDAFSWAQAYNMKCIIDLHAAPGSQNGMEHSSSRDGSTDWPTSPAYISQSLDVIEFLASRYGNHPALLGIELLNEPSASGVSLDILVSYYSKGYQIVRNHSSTAYVIMCQRIGDADPLELYHANIGLSNVVVDLHYYNLFDNFFSNMSTSENIQFIHKSRQTQVESLNAANGPLVFIGEWVNEWSVANGSQMDYQEFGRAQLDVYDTASFGWAYWTLKNDRNHWDLEWNIKNNYLQLGQKSLPARGYGYLDAGGLPNKQIQSYFWLLVLACSYLYLRQIL from the exons ATGGAATTTGTTTTCTGCAGATGGGTTTTACTTGCATTTCTTCTCATTTCCAGAGCACACTCAG CTTGGGCTGTGGATGGATTGAATGGTGACACTAAAGTAAGAGGTGTGAATTTAGGTGGATGGTTAGTTCTTGAAGGATGGATTAAACCTTCACTATTTGATGGCATTCCCAATGGAGACATGCTT GATGGAACACAGGTTCAGTTCAAATCCGTGAGCTTAAATAAGTATGTTACTGCACAGGATGGAGGAGGTCAAAGGGTCAGTGTAGATAGAGACGTTCCGTCGTCTTGGGAAACATTCAGA TTATGGAGAGTATCTGAGTCGGATTTTCAGTTTCGCGCTCTGAAAGGACAGTTTCTATCTTGTGATGGAGTAGGGGCATCTGTCACTGCAACATCAGAGTCACCGTCTTCAACAGAAACATTTCACATTGAAAGGAATAACAATAACAGAGTTCATATTGAACTTTCCAGCGGGACATATCTGCAG GCATCTTCTGGAAATGAGCTCACAGCAGACTATGCTGGGGTCCCAGGATGGGATGACAATGCAGCCAcatttgaaatgacaattgtggCTAATACCTTGCACGGGGATTACCAGCTTGCCAATGGATATGGACATGATAAGGCGAAAGAAGTGCTTAGT AAACATAGAAGTAGCTATATTAGACCAGAAGACTTTCAGTTACTTTACGAACACGGTATAAACACAGTGAGAATTCCTGTTGGTTGGTGGATTGCCGAGGATCCGAATCCACCTGCTCCTTACATTGGAGGCAGTTTGGCATCTCTTGATGATGCATTCTCATGGGCTCA GGCATATAACATGAAATGCATTATCGACCTCCATGCAGCTCCCGGTTCCCAAAATGGAATGGAGCACAGTTCTAGTCGAGATGGTTCTACTGACTGGCCGACATCTCCAGCATACATCTCGCAAAGCCTTGATGTTATAGAATTTCTAGCTTCCAG GTATGGAAACCACCCTGCTCTATTGGGGATTGAACTTTTGAATGAACCATCTGCTTCTGGCGTTTCTCTTGATATCTTAGTGTCGTACTACTCAAAGGGATACCAAATAGTGAGAAACCATTCATCTACAGCTTATGTAATAATGTGTCAGAGGATTGGCGATGCAGACCCGCTTGAGCTTTATCATGCCAACATTGGTTTATCAAACGTTGTGGTGGATTTGCACTACTATAATCTTTTTGATAATTTCTTCTCTAATATGAGCACGTCGGAGAATATTCAGTTCATACATAAAAGCAGGCAGACTCAAGTGGAATCACTAAATGCTGCTAATGGACCACTAGTGTTTATTG GGGAGTGGGTGAATGAATGGAGCGTAGCCAATGGGTCTCAGATGGATTATCAAGAATTCGGTAGAGCACAGTTGGATGTGTATGATACAGCTTCATTTGGATGGGCATATTGGACACTCAAGAATGATAGGAATCACTGGGATTTGGAGTGGAACATCAAAAACAATTACCTACAGTTAG GTCAAAAATCTTTACCGGCAAGGGGTTATGGATATCTTGATGCAGGTGGTTTGCCAAATAAGCAGATTCAAAGCTATTTCTGGTTACTTGTATTGGCCTGCAGTTATCTCTATTTGCGCCAGATATTGTAA